From the Paenibacillus sp. MMS20-IR301 genome, the window TCCCGCAGCTTGGCAGCGTTGCTGTACAGATTATGGGGAGCCTTGCGCTCCTTATCCCGCCAGAAATAGGCTCCGGCACGGCCGATCTCGTCCATATCCTCCTTCTTCTGCTTCTGCAGTATGGCATAAGCCGCCGGACTGCCGCCGGCATGAACAGTCACGGCGCCATAGCTCTCGCCGATATCGAGAAGATAAGGGCGGATGCTGCGGATCGGACCGATCTTCACCACTCCCGTGTGGCTCTGGAAGATACCGATTAACCGGGTAATTCCGCCTTCAGCCAGTACCTCATACAGAATATCCGCTTCGCTGATGCCTGACTGCGGCCGGGCCGCCGGGGCATTATTGATCATGACCGCAAGCGGCCGGGGCAGGCTGCCTTCCGCAGGGGGAAGGCCTGTCAGCCCGGACACAGCCTCAGCTGCCGGAGTAACAGTCGGTGAAGGCACTGCCTCCGCCGTCGGCTGCGGATCTGCTGCCGGAGTTGCAGTAGGCACAGGCATGTCCGCCACATTCTCTGCCCCGCAGGCAGACAGCAGCGCAGCGGCAAGGACAATCGCATATATCGGTCGGAATGAGGAGCGGTTCATGGTCATAGGTTCCCCCTAAAAGTATGGTTGGTCCTTCCATTTAATCACAGGCGGCACAGTTTGTCTTGATCTTCCCCGGAAATTGCGCAGGTTCGGGAGTAATTCTCAGCATGCATGAAAAAAAAGGATACAGCCGCACTAACCGGCTGTATCCTGCATTATTAGTCTATTAGTCGGCCATCCAGCAGTTCAGGCTAAGCGTACCGTATTGATAGGCCTGAATCATCCGCTGTGCCTTTCTTCCTTCATGGGCAGTCCCCATGATATAGAAGAGCGGTACGAAATGTTCCCTGCCGTACGTAGGAACGGCCTCCCTTGCATGCGGTGCCAGCTTCTCGAAGGCGAACAGCGAGGCAATATCCCAGGCTGTAAGCTTCTCCTCAATCCAGGCATCGAAATCAAGCGCCCACCGCTCGGGCTGGTCATCCTGCTTCAGCAGCCTGAGATTATGGACAAGTCCGCCGCTGCCAAGCAGCAGGATGCCTTCCTCTCGCAGCGGAGCCAGCATCCGCCCGATATTATACTGCTCTTCCGGAGAACGGAGGGAATCGACGGATAACGCGACGACCGGAATGTCGGCCTGCGGGAACATTTTCTGCAGAATGACCCAGACTCCGTGGTCAAGGCCGCGGCCGAGCACGGGCTGAGAGGGAAGATTATGATCCTTGAAAAGGGCGGAAATCCGGCTGCTGAGAGCGGGATCACCCGGAGCCGGGTAGCTCTGCTTATACATCTCTTCAGGGAAACCGTAGAAATCATGCTGTGCTTCATGTTGAGCGTCTACAGTGAGTAATTGCTGCGGGCTGTCCCAATGGGCCGAGAACACTACAATGCCGCGGGGCTTCCCCAGGTCAGAACCCAGCCGCGCAAGGAAACGCGTATATTCGTTATCCTCAAGCGCGAGCAGCGGGGAACCATGTGCAATAAAAAAAGCCGGTAATTTCATAGGGTGAGAGCCTCCCTAACCCAGTATATGGTCTGCCCCTTTATTTTACCGCTTATTCCCGGGTATTGCACGCACTGGGATTCACCTATATCATCCAGTTCTGCCATTCCTCCTGCAGATGCTCCTGCTGGTTCATCCACTCCCGGGTGCGCTTCAGCACCTGCTCCTGTGCCGCCCCGGAGGAGAAGGTATGATCCCCCTGGAAAATAATCTCCTTGTCGCAGCGCCCCTCAGGCCGCGTCCAGAACAGCTTCTGGTAGAGGAAGGCGTAGTCCACAGGAATCACATCATCGGAGGTACCGTGGATGACCAGCACATCACCGCCGAACTTCCCTGCCTCCTGGAACGGCTGGAATGCCGCAAGGGAATTGAAATAGACCGGAGTAAATGAATAGCCCGCATAATCCGCTGCGCCGCTCTTCACTGAACGGTCGTAGGCTTCCCTTCCGACAATCTTTACGATATCATTAAACGGATAACCGACCGCAGACCACAGGACAAGATTCTTCACCCGCCGGTCACGGATGCCGGCCAGCAGTGCCACCGCACCACCAAGGCTGTGTCCGATCAGCGTTACACGCTGCGGATCCACATCGGCTGAGCTGATTCCGTAATCAAGCACCGCCCGGGTCTGCTCAATCATCGACTCCATATCCTGGCTTCCATAATTGCCGCTGCTCTCCCCGCAGCCGATATAGTCAAAGCGGATGACCATATAGCCGTCCTGCGCAAGCTCCCGGGCTGCCTTCACAAAGATCCGGTCTACACCAATCCGGCTGCCGACGAAGCCGTGGCAGATTACAGCCAGCGGCACGCGGTTCTTGCAACGCCCGGACCCTGCCTTGTCTGCGGATGGATAATGTATGCTCGCTGTAAGTTCCTCTCCATTGTGCCGGATGATAATATTCCGTTCCATTGCTGCATCCTCCCCTGAAAGCTGATTTATCTCAAATTATAATTATTCCGATTAAATTAGTATGATTTATACTTTATTATACGACTGACCTTAATTTATTGTCAACAACCTGCCTGAAGTACATTCTTCAATCTGCCAATATACAGCCCTATGCTGCAAACTTATGCTTCAAAAAAAGCCCCTTCTGCTCCCGCAGGAGCAAAAGAGGCGATTCTGAAGGCCTATGTCCGGCTCAATCGTAGCTGTCGTGAAACATATCATGGGTTTCCTGGCGGCCTTCCCAGCCCTCGAGACCGTTCTCCGGTGCCTCTCCCGCCGCTTCCCACAGACTGAAGCCGTCGGAATTGCCCCAGTCTCCTACTTCATTCGTTCCTGCAGGCGTGAAGCCGTCACCCGCAGACTTGCCCGGTTGCTGTTGATTCTCCAGATTCATAACGCTCCCTGCCTTTCTCAAGCTAATTTGGTGAAGCAGCCACATCATTAAGTGTTTACTCTTCCAAAAGGATTATTCAGGGATGGCTGAAAGTTAATGAAGCATGTTCTTCCGGCCAGAGCGAGGCTTGTCCTTGCACACTGCTGCTGCACAAACGTATACTCTAGTGGAAGGCTACCTGATCAATTCTACCTTGGAGGTATACGTCTATACCATGAAAGTCAAAGATATGATGAAGCAGAATAACATGCTGCGCGAGCAGATGACGCCGTTTAACCGTTCTTTCTATGAAGATATGCTTCTGTCCATGCGTGCCAGCTCCGTAGAGAGGGTCCGGGCGGAGGAGCTGCTGCTTGAAGCCGCTGAACTGCTGCTCAAAGGACAGGCCAAGGGCCGGAATGCCAAGCAAATTTTCGGGGAGCACCCTGATGATTATTTCAGAGAGATGATGTCCGGCAGGCCAGTGCGGCCTCCGCGCAGCAGACTGAATAACGCACTCATGATCTCTTTAACCGCCTTAAGTATTCTCTTCGGAGTGATGGGGGCGGCAGGCCTGATTATGCAGTGGAGCGGCGGGCCTGAAGAAATCTTCGGCCAAATCAGCATCTTCACCCTGTTTGTGGTAGGCGCCGGCTCTATTGCTCTGGTTGAGATTATCCTGAAATGGATGGCCTCCCTGCCGGGCGATGACCGTCCGCAGCCCAAAGCCTTCGACATCAAAGGTCTGGGTATCTACATCGGTATTGCCGTCGTAGCCGTATTCGCAGGGATGTTCCTCGATAATCTGTTTCCCGTCATCCGGATTGCCCCCTGGTTCAGCCTGGTGCTTGCAGCAGCAGGGGCCGTCTTGCTGAAGTTCACCTTCTTCAAATCATAACAGCTGTATTCTTGTTCAGATTCAGACAGGAGGAGACTCGTATGAAGAAGCTTATCATTCTAACCGCTGCTGCCTCTCTTCTGGCCGGGCTGCTGGCAGGAGGGGCCGCCCCCGCCCGTGCAGAGGGCAGCGTGAATAGCGGTACAGCCGCTGCCGCCGGCTCCGCCGTTACGAAGACGGCTGTTACCGGGACGCCCGTCCTAAGCCACGCCGAGGCCGTCTACCAGGCTGTGCTGCCGCTGCTCTCCTCGGGCAGGCTTTCCCAGGCTATTGCCTATATCAATGCCAATATGTACGCTGTCAGCCCTTATCAGGCCTCTGTCCTGACCTTGAGGCTCGAGAATCTGCATAAAGCGCTGCTGCCTGCCTGGGAATCCAAATTCAGCAGCAGTGAAGTCCAGCGGAAGCTGAACTCGGTCTATAAGGCAGGCGTCAGCATGGCGAAGCTTGCCGACAGTACGGATAACGCTGCCCTGCGCACGCTGCTGAGAAGTGCGGGAGAGAGCGGGTATAAGCTGGAGACGGCCGAAGGGGCCTTTTTCCCTGTGATTGATTATGCCGCCTACCGTAAGTACAAGCTGTACGTCACCGGGGATATCCGCGATTATATTACAATTATGGCTACCGAATCCGATCTGCCCCCGTCCAAGGACAACGGGCTTATCATTGCCTGGGGGGATGTTGCCGCCCGTACGCTCACGCAGGAGCAGTTCATTCAGGACTATCCGAAGTCGAACCGGCTCGCAGCAGTTAAGACGCTTTATACCCTGTATACCGCGAATACCTTCTACGGCCAGAACAATACGCCTCTGTTCCATTACGACAATCTGGAGATGGACCTGGAAGCGCAGAAGGCTTACAGCAGTATTCTGGCCAAGAACACGGACAGCAGCCCGTTCCTGGAGAAGCTCGACGGTTTCATGAAGCTGATGAAGAGCAACGGCTATCTGCTTGACGATACGGTGAAGCAGTATCTGAAGACTGAGGTGCCGCTCTCCTGAGCCCATCCTGTAAATCCTCTGCAATAATGGTTGATCATTATTCTATTTCTTCATGACAAAGACCCGCCCGGAGCGATTCCGGGCGGGTCTTTAATAGGCTGTTCCGCTTACAGCCTGCAGATTAGATCAGCATGTTAAACAGATTGACATCCTTGTTAATCTCAACATAATCTACGCCCTTCTGCTGCATCCGTTCGATTAGCGAAGCGTAGTCATCCTTATTCAGCAGCTCGATGCCGACAAGCGCCGGACCGTTCTCCTTATCGTTCTTCTTCGTATATTCAAACCGCGTAATATCATCCCCGGGCCCCAGCACCTCGGCCAGGAATTCCCGCAATGCGCCTGCACGCTGCGGGAAATTCACCATGAAGTAATGCTTAAGCCCTTCGTAGATAAGCGAACGCTCTTTGATTTCCTGCATCCGGTCAATATCATTATTGCCGCCGCTGACAATGCAGACTACGCTTTTGCCGCGGATCTGATCCCGGTACTGGTCAAGGGCAGCAATCGGCAGCGAGCCTGCCGGCTCCACAACGATCGCATTCTCGTTGTACAGCTCCAGAATGGTGGTACAAGCCTTGCCTTCCGGTACTTTGACCACATCATCCAGAAGCTGCGAGCAGATATCGAAGGTCAGGCCGCCAACCCGCTTGACCGCAGCACCGTCAACAAACTTGTTGATCTCCTTCAGGGTAACAACCTCACCGCACTCCATCGCCTCACTCATGGAGGCTGCTCCGGTCGGCTCTACACCGATAACCTTGGTCGCCGGACTTACAGTCTTCACATAGGTGGCTACACCTGCTGCCAGCCCGCCTCCGCCGATGGTAACGAAGACGAAATCAGCCGGCTTGTCCAGGTTCTCCATGATTTCCATGGCAATCGTACCGTTGCCGGCAATAATGCGCGGCTCGTCAAACGGATGAATCAGGGTCATGCTATGGTCAATGCAAGCCTGAAGCGCTTCATCGTAAGCATCGTCGAAGGTATCTCCCTTGAGAATGACCTCAACGAATTCGCCGCCGAAACGCCGGACCTGCTTAATCTTCTGATTCGGGGTAGTGCTCGGCATGAATACCTTGCCCTTGATACCGAGCGCCTTGCAGGAATAGGCCACACCCTGGGCATGGTTCCCTGCGCTTGCGCAGACAATGCCTTTGGCTCTGTCTTCAGCTGACAGGCTGCGGATCATATTATATGCGCCGCGGATCTTGAAGGAGCGGACAATCTGCAGATCCTCGCGTTTCAAATACACATTGCAGCCGTATTTCGCGGACAGTACCGCATCCAGCTGCAGCGGTGTGCGGACGATAACCTCCCGCAGCACATGATGTGCACGTACAATATCTTCCATTCCTACGATCCGGTTTTCGCCTTCTCTCATCTTTTCCTCGCCTCACTGTCTCTTTCTTATCGTTTCGCTTCTTGTAACATACTCTTCCAGGGACAATTTTTCAAGCCTTGTCCTCTGCAGGCAATACAACAATCCGCCTCCTGTGGATTTGTACAGAATATCCACCCATAAGCGGGGGCCTTAACAAAAAGCGGCCCCGGCTTATACCAGCCAGGACCGCCACAGCTTTACTTCTGCTATACCTTAAATCTGCTTACCGCTTTCAGCAGCTGTGCCGAGCTGAGCTTAATCTCCTCCATCTCGGCAACAATGCTGCCGGACTTGCCTATAATTTGCTCCGCTTCCGCAGCGATGACACCAGCCCCCTCTGCTCCCTCATTCGTAGCACTGCCGGTCTCACTGATTGCAGTGAGCATGCTCTGAATGGAAGCCAGCAGCTGCTCGGAGGTGGCACTGAAGTCGGTCACCAGCTCATCAAGATATTTCGCATCCTCACTGTAACGCTCTCCGGTCTCCTGCATGGAGTCATAATCCTTCAGCACCTGGTTGTCCATGAAGCGCAGCATGCTCTCCGCACCGTTTACCAGATTGGATACCGCATCAACCACCGCCCCCGTAACCCCCTGGATTTCGGTAACCGTCTCGCGCGAGTTATCCGCCAGCTTACGGATCTCCTCAGCCACAACAGCGAAGCCGCGGCCGGCTTCCCCCGCCCGGGCTGCTTCAATCGAGGCGTTCAGTGACAACAGGTTGGTCTGGGCGGCAATCTCCAGAATGGCTCCTGTCAGTGCATTGATCTGCGTGATCGACTTCGACTGTTCAATGGCCAGGCGCAGCTGCTCTTCGCTCTGGCCGTATATCCGGTCAGCCTGCGTACGCGATACTGCGGCCCCTTCTTTCAGCTGGTCAGCCCTCAGATTAATCTCGCGCGCCGCATCCGCCCCCTCCTGGGCTTTGCGGGCAATACCGCCAATCGCATTCCCGAACTCGATAGTGCTGGCGTTCATTTCCTCCATAGAGGCTGCCGTCTGCTGCATGCCCGCCGACAGTTCCTCCGTAATACCGGAAATATCAGTAATACTGCCGTCAAGCAGGGAGACATTCTTCTCCGTGTTCTCCACAGCAGCCGAGATGTTATGCGAGCTGCGCATAATCTCTTTAATCAGCGACTGCTGGGAGGAGATCATATCATTGAAGCCTTCAGCCAGTAAGCCGATCTCGCCCTTGGCGGTAACCTTCGCCCGCACCGACAAATCCCCGCTCATCGCCTTCCGGAATGCCGCAGTCAGGAGCGGAATTTGCTTCAGGATACTATTCGAGACGAAATAGAGCAGCAGGGACATCAAGGCAATGAAAGCAGCAATCGAGAGCACAAAGATCAGCTGGAACTGCCCCAGCTCCCGCTCCGCACTGTTCTGCGGTACAATCAGCGCTACAGCCCACTGGTTCTCCACCGCCGGAGAATATGAGACATAGCTGGCCTCCCCGTCAATATCCGTCTTAACGACATTTGAGCCCCACTGTACCATCTTATCGCCGACAGCCTTCCAGTCCGGACCGAGGTCAGCCATTGTTTTGAGCAGAATATAGTCCGTATTGGGATGGTAGATAAATCCGCCCTTCTTATCAATCAAGATGGCATATCCGCTGCCGTTATAATTGAAGGCGCTCAGGGTCTGCGTAATCTGCTCAGTCGAAATATCCGCTCCGGCTACCCCGATCAGCTTGCCTGAATCATCCAGAACCGGTGCACTGACCGTGACAACCATTTTACCGGAGGCCGCATCAATATAAGGATCTGTAACCGTTACACGCTTGTTCTTCGCCGTAACCGCATACCAGCCGCGCTCCTTCAGCACATAGTCTGCCGGCGGCTCGAACTCATCCTGTGTAATCAGTTTGTTCACCGAATCCAGCCCGATGTACATGTTAAGCAGGTTCTTATTGTTGCTCTTGATCAGATTCAGCGTACGGATCAGCCCGCTATAGCCGCTGGTCGTCTTAATGCTGTCCGCATCCTTCACCTGAGCGATGAAATCACGGACATAGGCATTGGCATTCACCAGCTCCACACTATCCGCCGCAGGCTGCAGCAGCTCATTGACCTTAACGCTGATTTCTCCTTTCTCATACGCCAGCGAGCTGTTCAGCCCGTCGACGATAATCTGCTTCGCATTGCTGTAAATGACTGCTGCTACAATAACAAAGATAGCAACTACGGAAATAATCACCGACAAGAACAGCTTGCCGCGTATACCCATATTGCTAAAAAATGATGTCAGCGCCTTCCATGCGGAGAAAAGCTTATTCCCCTGCTTCCCCGGGCCTTCCGGCTGTAGGCTTGGCTTCTCCCCCACTGCTCTAAGCTCAGGCATCGCCATGCCCGCAGCGTTGTCTTTCCTGCTCCTCCTCAGTGCCATAGGACTCCCCACCCTCACAATAAAATAAGCTCAGGCAATAAGCTCACCCGAATACTCCCTGTCTTTTCGACTTATTTCTGCAAAAAAACTCTTTATCCCTTTAACGTTTTACTCTGAGCTGTGAAAGAACTGTGTCCATGTCAGGTATTTTCAGAAAAACAGCAGATTAAACATACATTTCTCTATGAAAACAGGCTTCATTTACTAGATTTATCGGTTTTTTCAGGATAACGGGATATCCTATGTCAGGTTATCTACAAAAAAAATCACAACCCCGGAGGATTGTGATTGGTTCGCAGCAGCTATATTCTATTGTTTCATCATCCATTTCAGCAGATCCGGCATGCTTGCCCACAACCGCGAATGCATAATGACATATTCGATGGCTTCATTGGAGTCGCCCATTCCGACAAAATCCGGGAGATTATGCGGCAGCCGCTTCACTCCGAGCAGATAATCCGGCACATGCTTATTCACTCCGCGCGCTACACGGTAGAGCATCTTAAGCTGCGAGGTGATCCCGCTTTTCTTATATTCCAGGACGATCTTGTCATAGGCAAAAGCCGCTGCGGCTTCCTCCGCCTCATAATGCTTGATCATACGCTCCGCTTCATTCAACTGGTTGTTGTATAAATAGACGGCGGCCAGGAGATAGCGGGCACCGGTGTTATCCTCCGGATTAAGCTCCAGGATATGCTCAAGCGTCTGGACCGCTTCCTGCGCATTTCCGCCGAACCAGCAGGATTCGGCATAGCTTTTGCAGACAAGGATATAAGGCCGGGTCTCATGGAGGCCCCAGAAATAACCTTTGTTCTCGGTGAAAAAGGCTTCGCCCAGCTCACGTCCGCCTGCAGCCATCCCCGCTCTGAGGAATTTACGCGCCTCATGCTCGTTCTCCGATTCTTCAGCCAGTACCAGATACGCATCCGAGCTGTCCGGATACAGCTCCAGGGCCATCTCCGCCAGCTGCACCCGGCGCTTCGGGGAAGCAGCCTCTGCAGCCTTATGCAGAAGCAGCGCTGCCTGCTCGCGGGGAGTCCCTTGTCCCTGCACAGAGACCAGTTCATCCCCCTCACCGGCCATTCCGTATTCCTCGACATAGTTATATAGCTCTTTGACTTTACGGGAGAGTGTCGCGGTCGTAATCTCATATTTCTCCGCTAGCTCAGCCTGTGTCAGCATGAAGCCGTACTCCTCGGAGAGCAGATATTCGATAGCCGCGCAGAAAGAGCCGGCCTTCTTGACTGCCGGCTTAGTCCGGCGGGAATAGCCGTTCCACAGCACCAGCGCTTCGAGAATCAGCTCGCGGTCATATTGGCTGCGCATGCTCTCTATCAGCTGCAGCGCCAGCTGCTGATGGGCTGCATGCTCCCATTGCAGCTCGCTTGACACCATCTTCTTCAGCTTGGGCAAGGTCAGCTTGCTCACGGCCGGGACATCAGCCTCAGGAGCCGGCTGGGCTGGAATAACCTCCTGTGCCGCTGCATCCTCTGCATGAACCAGCCGCAATATGGACTGGGTTGCTGATTTTTCTTTATCCAGGCAGCATTTTTTATATTTTTTCCCGCTTCCGCATGGGCATGCTTCATTTCTTCCAACCTTAATCAAACCTTATTCCCCCTTAAATCTGTAACTACACCTTACCGCAGAATCGTCGCTGCAATTGTATGGTAGTATCATTTCCCGATTACGGGCACAAAATCAATTGAGTCCTGAATTGTAAAATAACCCCACAAAGTGGGGTTTTAACTTCGTTAATTACGCTGATACTTCACCGGGACCCCAAATCTTCTCTTTAAAAAAGGCCTTTCCATGAAAGGAAAGACCCTTTATCTGTATATATCCGCACATTTTCCCCCGTACGAGTAGTATTATAGCACTTCTCCTACTACTTGTCAGTCCTTTTTTTGGGACTTTTAGCGTATAATATCCCGGCAAACAGGCTTAAACCAGCGCCTTCATGGCAATGTCACTGCGGTTTTGCTTGCCCGTGAAAGTAATCTTCTCCGCACCGGCATAGGCAGCAGAACGTGCTTCGGCAATGTCCGCTCCCATGCCGACCACTCCCAGCACCCGGCCGCCGCTTGTCACCCAGCCCCCATCCTCACTGCGCGCGGTTCCGGCATGGAAGACCAGCCCTTGCGCAGCTTCCTCAAGCCCGCTGATTGGCACACCCTTCGGATACGGTCCGGGATACCCCTCTGAAGCCAGCACGACACAAACCGCTGCATCGCTGCTCCATTCAATCTCAATATCCGCCAGTCTGCCCTCTGTCACCGCCAGGAAAATCTCCAGCAGGTCACTCTTCAGCCGCGGAAGCACAACCTGAGTCTCGGGATCACCGAACCGGGCATTGAATTCAATCGTCTTCGGCTTGCCGTCCGGTGAGATCATCAGCCCGGCGAACAGCACGCCGCTGAACGGCCGCCCCTCAGCCACCATGGCCTTCGCGGTGGGCTCAATGATGGTGGTTACGGCCTCACGGATAATTGCCTCGTCAATATGCGGCAGCGGGGAATACGTGCCCATCCCGCCGGTGTTCGGCCCCTTATCGCCGTCGAATACCGGCTTATGGTCCTGCGCAGCTGCCATCGGACGTACGGTCTCCCCGTCGACAAAGGCGAGAATCGACATTTCCTGACCAGCCAGGAACTCCTCAATCACAACCTGTGCTCCGGCTTCCCCGAACACTTTGGCGACCATAATATCCTGCAGCGCCAGCTCCGCCTCCCCGCGGGAGTAGGCTACTGTCACCCCTTTGCCGGCAGCCAGACCGTCTGCCTTGATTACAATCGGCAGCTCCCGGGTACCCAAATAGGCAAGTGCACTCTCGTAATCGCTGAATTTCTCGTAGGCCGCTGTCGGGATGCTGTATTTATGCAGCAGATCCTTCATGAAGGTTTTGCTGCCTTCAATCTCTGCTGCATTCTTCCGCGGACCGAATACAGGAATCTGCTGGGCTTCAAAGGCATCCACGATGCCTGCTGCCAGCGGATCATCCGGCCCGATAACGGCAAGGCTTACCTGCTTCTCTTTGGCAAATGAGGTCAGCTTGTCGAACTCAAACACACCGATCGGCACACATTCGGCAAGCTGTGCAATCCCGGCGTTGCCGGGTGCGCAGTAGATTTTACCGGCTGCAGGGCTTTGGGACAGCTTCCAGATGATTGCATGCTCCCGCCCGCCGCCGCCGACTACTAAAATATCCATAACTCAGGCCCCTCCCGGTGTTCTAGTGTTTGAAATGGCGAACGCCGGTGAAGACCATGGCAATGCCGTATTCATTGGCTACCTTAATGGATTCCTCGTCCTTAATCGAGCCGCCCGGCTGAATTACTGCAGTAATACCGGCCTTGGCGGCCATCTCCAGTGTATCGCCCATAGGGAAGAAGGCATCGGAGGCCAGAACCGCACCCTTCGCTTTGTCTCCGGCCTGCTCAACCGCAATCTTGGCTGCGCCGACACGGTTCATCTGCCCCGCCCCTACGCCCACGGTCATATCATCTGCCGCCAGCACAATGGCATTGGACTTCACATGCTTCACGACCTTCCAGCCGAACAGCAGCTGCTTCAGCTCTTCCTCTGTCGGCTTGCGGTCTGTTACGACCTGCAGCTCGCTCTCATTTACGGAATGCACGTCACTCTCCTGCACCACCATGCCGCCCTCAATAGAGGTAACAACAAAGCTGGACTTCCGCGAAGCTGCCGTGCTGAGATTGCCGAGCTTAAGCAGGCGGATATTCTTTTTCTTGGTCAGAATCTCCAGCGCTTCTTCCGTGAAGCCCGGAGCCAGAACGATCTCAAGGAAAATATCCTTCAGCATATCCGCCGTATCCGCATTAATGATCCGGTTAGCGGCAACAATCCCTCCGAAGATAGAGGTAGGATCGGCATTATAAGCTTTCTGGTAAGCTTCATATACGCTTGCACCTACACCTACGCCGCAAGGATTCATATGCTTAACAGCCACAACCGCCGGCTCTTCGAATTCTTTTACAATCTGCAGTGCCGCATTGGCATCGTTAATATTGTTGTAGGACAGCTCTTTGCCGTGTAGCTGCTCTGCAGCGGTGAGTGTATCCTGCGCAGCCAGCGGCTTGCGGTAGAATGCCGCCTTCTGGTGCGGGTTCTCCCCGTAACGCAGATCCTGGATCTTCTCGTAAGTAACGGTATAGCGCTCCGGCAGCGGTTCACCGGTGACATTCGCCAGATAATCGGCGATCAGGGCATCGTAAGCCGCCGTGTGGCGGAAGACTTTGGCCGCAAGACGTTTGCGGGTGGCAAGCGTGGTATCTCCGCTGGCACGAATTTCCTCAAGCACTGTAGCGTAATCAGCCGCATCTACAACCACACTGACAAAGGCATGGTTCTTCGATGCAGAGCGCAGCATGGTCGGCCCGCCGATATCGATGTTCTCGATCGCTTCCTCGTACGACACATCCGGCTTCGCAATCGTCTCCGCGAACGGATACAGATTCACCACCACCAGGTCGATATAGTCAAGACCCAGCTCGTTCATCTGCCGTGTATGCTCCTCGTTATCACGAACAGCCAGAAGACCGCTGTGTACGGCCGGATGCAGCGTCTTCACGCGCCCGTCCATAATTTCGGGGAAGCCGGTCACATCGGAAATGCCGATGACCGGTACGCCTTCTTTAGCCAAAAGTGTGCTGGTGCCGCCTGTGGAAATAATCTCTACGCCTAATGCAGACAACTCGCGGCAAAATTCCACGATACCCTGTTTATCCGATACGCTGACCAGCGCTCTTTTGATACTCACTTTGAAAAGTCCTCCTCTGAAATGATCGAATTAGTGTTGCCCGGTGGTGCCGGGAATGCTAGCGGT encodes:
- a CDS encoding SEC-C metal-binding domain-containing protein, with amino-acid sequence MIKVGRNEACPCGSGKKYKKCCLDKEKSATQSILRLVHAEDAAAQEVIPAQPAPEADVPAVSKLTLPKLKKMVSSELQWEHAAHQQLALQLIESMRSQYDRELILEALVLWNGYSRRTKPAVKKAGSFCAAIEYLLSEEYGFMLTQAELAEKYEITTATLSRKVKELYNYVEEYGMAGEGDELVSVQGQGTPREQAALLLHKAAEAASPKRRVQLAEMALELYPDSSDAYLVLAEESENEHEARKFLRAGMAAGGRELGEAFFTENKGYFWGLHETRPYILVCKSYAESCWFGGNAQEAVQTLEHILELNPEDNTGARYLLAAVYLYNNQLNEAERMIKHYEAEEAAAAFAYDKIVLEYKKSGITSQLKMLYRVARGVNKHVPDYLLGVKRLPHNLPDFVGMGDSNEAIEYVIMHSRLWASMPDLLKWMMKQ
- the purD gene encoding phosphoribosylamine--glycine ligase, which codes for MDILVVGGGGREHAIIWKLSQSPAAGKIYCAPGNAGIAQLAECVPIGVFEFDKLTSFAKEKQVSLAVIGPDDPLAAGIVDAFEAQQIPVFGPRKNAAEIEGSKTFMKDLLHKYSIPTAAYEKFSDYESALAYLGTRELPIVIKADGLAAGKGVTVAYSRGEAELALQDIMVAKVFGEAGAQVVIEEFLAGQEMSILAFVDGETVRPMAAAQDHKPVFDGDKGPNTGGMGTYSPLPHIDEAIIREAVTTIIEPTAKAMVAEGRPFSGVLFAGLMISPDGKPKTIEFNARFGDPETQVVLPRLKSDLLEIFLAVTEGRLADIEIEWSSDAAVCVVLASEGYPGPYPKGVPISGLEEAAQGLVFHAGTARSEDGGWVTSGGRVLGVVGMGADIAEARSAAYAGAEKITFTGKQNRSDIAMKALV
- the purH gene encoding bifunctional phosphoribosylaminoimidazolecarboxamide formyltransferase/IMP cyclohydrolase, giving the protein MSIKRALVSVSDKQGIVEFCRELSALGVEIISTGGTSTLLAKEGVPVIGISDVTGFPEIMDGRVKTLHPAVHSGLLAVRDNEEHTRQMNELGLDYIDLVVVNLYPFAETIAKPDVSYEEAIENIDIGGPTMLRSASKNHAFVSVVVDAADYATVLEEIRASGDTTLATRKRLAAKVFRHTAAYDALIADYLANVTGEPLPERYTVTYEKIQDLRYGENPHQKAAFYRKPLAAQDTLTAAEQLHGKELSYNNINDANAALQIVKEFEEPAVVAVKHMNPCGVGVGASVYEAYQKAYNADPTSIFGGIVAANRIINADTADMLKDIFLEIVLAPGFTEEALEILTKKKNIRLLKLGNLSTAASRKSSFVVTSIEGGMVVQESDVHSVNESELQVVTDRKPTEEELKQLLFGWKVVKHVKSNAIVLAADDMTVGVGAGQMNRVGAAKIAVEQAGDKAKGAVLASDAFFPMGDTLEMAAKAGITAVIQPGGSIKDEESIKVANEYGIAMVFTGVRHFKH